In Mangifera indica cultivar Alphonso chromosome 1, CATAS_Mindica_2.1, whole genome shotgun sequence, a single genomic region encodes these proteins:
- the LOC123211915 gene encoding WD repeat-containing protein 20-like: protein MISQANGMISTSSASVNAQSPGLKTYFKTPEGRYKLHYEKTHPSGLLHYAHGKTATQVTLANLKDKPAPSTPTAPPSSFSASSGVRSAAARLLGAGNGSRALGFGGGNGGSKSLSGSSRIGSLSASSSSNSMNNTNFDGKGTYLIFNVGDAIFISDLNSQDKDPIKSIHFSNSNPVCHAFDQDAKDGHDLLIGLNSGDVYSVSLRQQLQDVGKKLVGAQHYNKDGSVNNSRCTSIAWVPGGDGAFVVSHADGSLYVYEKNKDGAGDSSFPVIKDQTQFSVAHARYSKSNPVARWHICQGSINGIAFSSDSTYLATIGRDGYLRVFDYSKEQLICGGKSYYGALLCCAWSMDGKYILTGGEDDLVQVWSMEDRKVVAWGEGHNSWVSGVAFDSYWSSPNSDGTGETVMYRFGSVGQDTRLLLWDLEMDEIVVPLRRGPPGGSPTFSTGSQSSHWDNVCPVGTLQPAPSMRDVPKLSPLVAHRVHTEPLSGLIFTQESVLTVCREGHIKIWMRPGDAENQSGNSEIVLSASSKEKPLLSGKFGGSSYRQ, encoded by the exons ATGATCAGCCAAGCCAACGGTATGATTTCCACATCATCTGCATCGGTCAACGCGCAGTCTCCCGGTCTAAAGACCTATTTCAAAACCCCAGAAGGAAGGTATAAGCTTCACTATGAAAAGACCCACCCTTCTGGTCTCCTTCACTACGCACACGGCAAAACTGCCACTCAG GTTACTCTAGCTAATCTCAAGGATAAGCCAGCGCCATCAACACCAACGGCCCCACCTTCAAGCTTCAGTGCTAGCAGTGGGGTACGCTCGGCTGCTGCTAGGTTGCTGGGTGCTGGGAATGGAAGTCGTGCACTTGGTTTTGGTGGAGGAAATGGTGGGAGTAAAAGTCTTAGTGGGAGTAGTAGGATTGGTTCCTTGAGTGCTTCAAGTTCTAGTAATTCAATGAATAATACGAATTTTGATGGTAAAGGGACTTACTTAATCTTCAATGTAGGGGATGCTATCTTTATAAGTGATTTGAACTCTCAAGATAAG GACCCAATAAAGTCTATTCATTTCAGTAATTCAAATCCTGTGTGCCACGCATTTGACCAAGATGCAAAGGATGGCCATGACTTGCTTATTGGGTTGAATTCTGGTGATG TCTACTCAGTGTCACTGAGACAGCAATTACAGGATGTAGGGAAGAAGCTTGTTGGGGCTCAGCACTATAACAAAGATGGCTCTGTTAATAACAG TCGTTGTACAAGTATTGCATGGGTTCCCGGAGGGGACGGTGCTTTTGTTGTTTCTCATGCCGATGGCAGTTTGTATGTGTATGAAAAG AACAAGGATGGTGCCGGTGATTCTTCATTCCCAGTTATTAAAGATCAAACTCAATTTTCTGTTGCTCATGCACGTTACAGTAAG AGCAACCCTGTTGCCAGATGGCATATCTGTCAGGGTTCAATTAATGGCATTGCCTTCTCAAGTGATAGTACCTACTTGGCAACCATTGGAAGAGATG GTTATTTACGAGTTTTTGACTATTCAAAAGAACAACTTATATGTGGGGGCAAAAGCTACTATGGTGCTTTATTATGTTGTGCTTGGAG CATGGATGGAAAATACATTCTGACTGGTGGTGAAGATGATTTAGTTCAAGTTTGGAGTATGGAAGACCGCAAAGTTGTAGCTTGGGGTGAGGGGCACAATTCTTGG GTCAGTGGTGTAGCTTTTGATTCATATTGGTCATCGCCAAATTCAGATGGCACAGGGGAGACTGTCATGTACCGGTTTGGCTCTGTTGGTCAG GATACACGGTTGCTTCTGTGGGACCTAGAAATGGATGAAATTGTAGTGCCATTACGCCGTGGCCCTCCTGGAGGTTCCCCCACTTTCAGTACTGGAAGCCAGTCATCCCATTGGGACAATGTCTGTCCAGTAGGGACATTACAACCTGCTCCAAGCATGAGAGATGTGCCAAAGCTCTCACCTCTAGTTGCTCACCGGGTTCACACTGAACCCCTGTCAGGTTTGATATTTACCCAGGAATCTGTTCTTACTGTCTGCCGTGAGGGACACATAAAAATCTGGATGAGACCTGGAGATGCTGAAAACCAATCTGGCAACTCTGAAATTGTGTTAAGTGCCAGTTCAAAGGAAAAGCCATTATTGTCAGGCAAGTTTGGCGGTTCTAGTTACAGGCAATAG